One window of Salmo salar chromosome ssa11, Ssal_v3.1, whole genome shotgun sequence genomic DNA carries:
- the LOC106563226 gene encoding bromodomain-containing protein 3 isoform X1 produces the protein MSAVTSATPAPPQGVNPPPPEVTNPTKPGRKTNQLQYMQNVMVKTLWKHNFAWPFYVPVDAIKLGLPDYHKIIKQPMDMGTIKKRLEHNYYWSASECMQDFNTMFTNCYIYNKPTDDIVLMAQALEKIFLQKVAMMPQEEVELLPPAPKPKKSKSIGGLDGSESPSSFPGSTTSVIGSSTMSTITPKVPAVQCSPNAPMIPVVSPSQPLVKKKGVKRKADTTTPTTSAITASRSESPSPVSEGKQGKVMSRRESTGRPIKAPKKDLVEGELGQHGGKRSRMSEQLKYCDSILKEMLSKKHAAYAWPFYKPVDAEALELHDYHEIIKHPMDLSTVKKKIDGREYPDAQMFAADVRIMFSNCYKYNPPDHEVVAMARKLQDVFEMRFAKMPDEPVELSPGAGGLVSKGDNSSSGDSSSSDCSDSEEERASRLAELQEQVGAEQCISLERPNGSGQGGKNGCTKRFQLKAVHEQLAALSQAPVTKPKKKEKKEKDKKKKDKDNKHSKTKTDEEKKAKSGQPAKQGQQKKPSRKANSTVTGSRQPKKGGRGYESDEEESLPMTYDEKRQLSLDINRLPGEKLGRVVHIIQSREPSLRDSNPDEIEIDFETLKPSTLRELERYVKSCLQKKQRKPQQKGAGTGASRLSGSSSSSDSGSSSSSGSSSDSSDSD, from the exons ATGTCTGCTGTTACCTCAGCAACCCCGGCCCCTCCTCAGGGAGTCAACCCCCCACCCCCGGAGGTCACCAATCCCACCAAACCAGGTCGGAAAACCAACCAACTACAGTACATGCAGAATGTAATGGTCAAGACGTTGTGGAAGCATAACTTTGCCTGGCCCTTCTACGTGCCAGTCGATGCCATCAAATTGGGACTTCCG GATTACCATAAGATCATAAAGCAACCTATGGACATGGGAACCATCAAAAAGAGACTGGAGCATAACTACTATTGGAGTGCCAGTGAATGCATGCAGGACTTCAACACCATGTTCACCAACTGTTACATATATAACAAG CCAACAGATGACATTGTCCTGATGGCACAGGCCTTGGAGAAGATCTTCCTGCAGAAAGTTGCCATGATGCCCCAGGAGGAGGTGGAGCTTCTGCCTCCTGCACCCAAACCCAAGAAAAGCAAAAGCATAG GTGGTCTGGATGGAAGTGAGTCACCATCGTCCTTCCCTGGCTCTACGACATCTGTGATTGGCTCTTCTACAATGTCTACCATCACCCCCAAAGTCCCAGCTGTGCAGTGCTCGCCCAATGCGCCCATGATTCCCGTTGTCTCACCCTCACAACCTCTTGTCAAA AAGAAAGGGGTAAAGAGGAAAgcagacaccaccacccccacgaCATCTGCAATCACAGCCAGCCGGAGTGAATCTCCTAGCCCCGTCTCAGAGGGCAAGCAGGGCAAAGTGATGTCCAGAAGGGAGAGCACAGGCCGTCCGATCAAAGCTCCCAAGAAAGACCTTGTGGAAGGGGAGTTGGGCCAGCATGGCGGCAAGCggagcagaatgagtgagcaGCTCAAGTACTGCGACAGTATCCTGAAGGAGATGCTGTCGAAGAAACATGCTGCGTATGCCTGGCCCTTCTACAAGCCTGTAGACGCTGAGGCTCTGGAGCTACATGACTACCACGAGATCATCAAGCACCCCATGGATCTCAGCACTGTCAAA AAAAAGATAGATGGGCGGGAGTATCCAGATGCACAGATGTTTGCAGCGGATGTTCGaataatgttctcaaattgttacAAGTATAACCCTCCAGATCACGAGGTTGTTGCCATGGCCAGAAAACTCCAG GATGTGTTTGAGATGCGTTTTGCTAAGATGCCTGATGAACCGGTGGAGCTGAGCCCCGGTGCAGGCGGTTTGGTCAGTAAAGGTGACAACTCGAGCAGCGGTGACTCCTCCAGCTCGGACTGCTCCGACTCGGAGGAGGAGCGGGCCTCCCGGCTCGCCGAGCTGCAGGAACAGGTGGGTGCGGAACAG TGTATCTCTCTGGAGCGCCCCAATGGTAGCGGGCAAGGGGGAAAAAACGGGTGCACCAAGCGTTTTCAG CTAAAGGCTGTCCACGAACAGCTTGCCGCGCTCTCTCAGGCCCCTGTGACCAAACCGAAGAAGAAAGAAAAGAAGGAGAAAGACAAGAAGAAGAAAGACAAGGACAACAAGCATAGCAAAACCAAGACGGACGAGGAGAAGAAGGCCAAGTCTGGGCAGCCTGCCAAGCAGGGCCAGCAGAAGAAACCCTCCAGGAAAGCCAACAGCACAGTGACTGGCTCCAG GCAACCAAAGAAGGGGGGCCGGGGCTACGAGTCTGACGAGGAGGAGTCTCTGCCTATGACGTACGACGAGAAGCGCCAGCTCAGCCTGGACATCAACCGGCTCCCAGGAGAGAAGCTGGGCCGGGTTGTGCACATCATCCAGTCCCGAGAGCCCTCGCTGCGAGACTCCAACCCAGACGAGATCGAGATTGACTTTGAGACACTCAAACCCTCCACTCTACGCGAACTCGAGCGATATGTTAAGTCCTGTTTACAGAAGAAACAGCGGAAACCCCAAC aGAAGGGTGCAGGTACCGGTGCGTCCCGTCTCAGCGGCAGTAGTAGTTCTTCAGATTCTGGCAGCAGCAGCtccagtgggtccagttctgacAGCAGTGACTCCGACTGA
- the LOC106563226 gene encoding bromodomain-containing protein 3 isoform X4 — MSAVTSATPAPPQGVNPPPPEVTNPTKPGRKTNQLQYMQNVMVKTLWKHNFAWPFYVPVDAIKLGLPDYHKIIKQPMDMGTIKKRLEHNYYWSASECMQDFNTMFTNCYIYNKPTDDIVLMAQALEKIFLQKVAMMPQEEVELLPPAPKPKKSKSIGGLDGSESPSSFPGSTTSVIGSSTMSTITPKVPAVQCSPNAPMIPVVSPSQPLVKKKGVKRKADTTTPTTSAITASRSESPSPVSEGKQGKVMSRRESTGRPIKAPKKDLVEGELGQHGGKRSRMSEQLKYCDSILKEMLSKKHAAYAWPFYKPVDAEALELHDYHEIIKHPMDLSTVKKKIDGREYPDAQMFAADVRIMFSNCYKYNPPDHEVVAMARKLQDVFEMRFAKMPDEPVELSPGAGGLVSKGDNSSSGDSSSSDCSDSEEERASRLAELQEQVGAEQLKAVHEQLAALSQAPVTKPKKKEKKEKDKKKKDKDNKHSKTKTDEEKKAKSGQPAKQGQQKKPSRKANSTVTGSRQPKKGGRGYESDEEESLPMTYDEKRQLSLDINRLPGEKLGRVVHIIQSREPSLRDSNPDEIEIDFETLKPSTLRELERYVKSCLQKKQRKPQQKGAGTGASRLSGSSSSSDSGSSSSSGSSSDSSDSD, encoded by the exons ATGTCTGCTGTTACCTCAGCAACCCCGGCCCCTCCTCAGGGAGTCAACCCCCCACCCCCGGAGGTCACCAATCCCACCAAACCAGGTCGGAAAACCAACCAACTACAGTACATGCAGAATGTAATGGTCAAGACGTTGTGGAAGCATAACTTTGCCTGGCCCTTCTACGTGCCAGTCGATGCCATCAAATTGGGACTTCCG GATTACCATAAGATCATAAAGCAACCTATGGACATGGGAACCATCAAAAAGAGACTGGAGCATAACTACTATTGGAGTGCCAGTGAATGCATGCAGGACTTCAACACCATGTTCACCAACTGTTACATATATAACAAG CCAACAGATGACATTGTCCTGATGGCACAGGCCTTGGAGAAGATCTTCCTGCAGAAAGTTGCCATGATGCCCCAGGAGGAGGTGGAGCTTCTGCCTCCTGCACCCAAACCCAAGAAAAGCAAAAGCATAG GTGGTCTGGATGGAAGTGAGTCACCATCGTCCTTCCCTGGCTCTACGACATCTGTGATTGGCTCTTCTACAATGTCTACCATCACCCCCAAAGTCCCAGCTGTGCAGTGCTCGCCCAATGCGCCCATGATTCCCGTTGTCTCACCCTCACAACCTCTTGTCAAA AAGAAAGGGGTAAAGAGGAAAgcagacaccaccacccccacgaCATCTGCAATCACAGCCAGCCGGAGTGAATCTCCTAGCCCCGTCTCAGAGGGCAAGCAGGGCAAAGTGATGTCCAGAAGGGAGAGCACAGGCCGTCCGATCAAAGCTCCCAAGAAAGACCTTGTGGAAGGGGAGTTGGGCCAGCATGGCGGCAAGCggagcagaatgagtgagcaGCTCAAGTACTGCGACAGTATCCTGAAGGAGATGCTGTCGAAGAAACATGCTGCGTATGCCTGGCCCTTCTACAAGCCTGTAGACGCTGAGGCTCTGGAGCTACATGACTACCACGAGATCATCAAGCACCCCATGGATCTCAGCACTGTCAAA AAAAAGATAGATGGGCGGGAGTATCCAGATGCACAGATGTTTGCAGCGGATGTTCGaataatgttctcaaattgttacAAGTATAACCCTCCAGATCACGAGGTTGTTGCCATGGCCAGAAAACTCCAG GATGTGTTTGAGATGCGTTTTGCTAAGATGCCTGATGAACCGGTGGAGCTGAGCCCCGGTGCAGGCGGTTTGGTCAGTAAAGGTGACAACTCGAGCAGCGGTGACTCCTCCAGCTCGGACTGCTCCGACTCGGAGGAGGAGCGGGCCTCCCGGCTCGCCGAGCTGCAGGAACAGGTGGGTGCGGAACAG CTAAAGGCTGTCCACGAACAGCTTGCCGCGCTCTCTCAGGCCCCTGTGACCAAACCGAAGAAGAAAGAAAAGAAGGAGAAAGACAAGAAGAAGAAAGACAAGGACAACAAGCATAGCAAAACCAAGACGGACGAGGAGAAGAAGGCCAAGTCTGGGCAGCCTGCCAAGCAGGGCCAGCAGAAGAAACCCTCCAGGAAAGCCAACAGCACAGTGACTGGCTCCAG GCAACCAAAGAAGGGGGGCCGGGGCTACGAGTCTGACGAGGAGGAGTCTCTGCCTATGACGTACGACGAGAAGCGCCAGCTCAGCCTGGACATCAACCGGCTCCCAGGAGAGAAGCTGGGCCGGGTTGTGCACATCATCCAGTCCCGAGAGCCCTCGCTGCGAGACTCCAACCCAGACGAGATCGAGATTGACTTTGAGACACTCAAACCCTCCACTCTACGCGAACTCGAGCGATATGTTAAGTCCTGTTTACAGAAGAAACAGCGGAAACCCCAAC aGAAGGGTGCAGGTACCGGTGCGTCCCGTCTCAGCGGCAGTAGTAGTTCTTCAGATTCTGGCAGCAGCAGCtccagtgggtccagttctgacAGCAGTGACTCCGACTGA
- the LOC106563226 gene encoding bromodomain-containing protein 3 isoform X3 has protein sequence MSAVTSATPAPPQGVNPPPPEVTNPTKPGRKTNQLQYMQNVMVKTLWKHNFAWPFYVPVDAIKLGLPDYHKIIKQPMDMGTIKKRLEHNYYWSASECMQDFNTMFTNCYIYNKPTDDIVLMAQALEKIFLQKVAMMPQEEVELLPPAPKPKKSKSIGGLDGSESPSSFPGSTTSVIGSSTMSTITPKVPAVQCSPNAPMIPVVSPSQPLVKKKGVKRKADTTTPTTSAITASRSESPSPVSEGKQGKVMSRRESTGRPIKAPKKDLVEGELGQHGGKRSRMSEQLKYCDSILKEMLSKKHAAYAWPFYKPVDAEALELHDYHEIIKHPMDLSTVKKKIDGREYPDAQMFAADVRIMFSNCYKYNPPDHEVVAMARKLQDVFEMRFAKMPDEPVELSPGAGGLVSKGDNSSSGDSSSSDCSDSEEERASRLAELQEQCISLERPNGSGQGGKNGCTKRFQLKAVHEQLAALSQAPVTKPKKKEKKEKDKKKKDKDNKHSKTKTDEEKKAKSGQPAKQGQQKKPSRKANSTVTGSRQPKKGGRGYESDEEESLPMTYDEKRQLSLDINRLPGEKLGRVVHIIQSREPSLRDSNPDEIEIDFETLKPSTLRELERYVKSCLQKKQRKPQQKGAGTGASRLSGSSSSSDSGSSSSSGSSSDSSDSD, from the exons ATGTCTGCTGTTACCTCAGCAACCCCGGCCCCTCCTCAGGGAGTCAACCCCCCACCCCCGGAGGTCACCAATCCCACCAAACCAGGTCGGAAAACCAACCAACTACAGTACATGCAGAATGTAATGGTCAAGACGTTGTGGAAGCATAACTTTGCCTGGCCCTTCTACGTGCCAGTCGATGCCATCAAATTGGGACTTCCG GATTACCATAAGATCATAAAGCAACCTATGGACATGGGAACCATCAAAAAGAGACTGGAGCATAACTACTATTGGAGTGCCAGTGAATGCATGCAGGACTTCAACACCATGTTCACCAACTGTTACATATATAACAAG CCAACAGATGACATTGTCCTGATGGCACAGGCCTTGGAGAAGATCTTCCTGCAGAAAGTTGCCATGATGCCCCAGGAGGAGGTGGAGCTTCTGCCTCCTGCACCCAAACCCAAGAAAAGCAAAAGCATAG GTGGTCTGGATGGAAGTGAGTCACCATCGTCCTTCCCTGGCTCTACGACATCTGTGATTGGCTCTTCTACAATGTCTACCATCACCCCCAAAGTCCCAGCTGTGCAGTGCTCGCCCAATGCGCCCATGATTCCCGTTGTCTCACCCTCACAACCTCTTGTCAAA AAGAAAGGGGTAAAGAGGAAAgcagacaccaccacccccacgaCATCTGCAATCACAGCCAGCCGGAGTGAATCTCCTAGCCCCGTCTCAGAGGGCAAGCAGGGCAAAGTGATGTCCAGAAGGGAGAGCACAGGCCGTCCGATCAAAGCTCCCAAGAAAGACCTTGTGGAAGGGGAGTTGGGCCAGCATGGCGGCAAGCggagcagaatgagtgagcaGCTCAAGTACTGCGACAGTATCCTGAAGGAGATGCTGTCGAAGAAACATGCTGCGTATGCCTGGCCCTTCTACAAGCCTGTAGACGCTGAGGCTCTGGAGCTACATGACTACCACGAGATCATCAAGCACCCCATGGATCTCAGCACTGTCAAA AAAAAGATAGATGGGCGGGAGTATCCAGATGCACAGATGTTTGCAGCGGATGTTCGaataatgttctcaaattgttacAAGTATAACCCTCCAGATCACGAGGTTGTTGCCATGGCCAGAAAACTCCAG GATGTGTTTGAGATGCGTTTTGCTAAGATGCCTGATGAACCGGTGGAGCTGAGCCCCGGTGCAGGCGGTTTGGTCAGTAAAGGTGACAACTCGAGCAGCGGTGACTCCTCCAGCTCGGACTGCTCCGACTCGGAGGAGGAGCGGGCCTCCCGGCTCGCCGAGCTGCAGGAACAG TGTATCTCTCTGGAGCGCCCCAATGGTAGCGGGCAAGGGGGAAAAAACGGGTGCACCAAGCGTTTTCAG CTAAAGGCTGTCCACGAACAGCTTGCCGCGCTCTCTCAGGCCCCTGTGACCAAACCGAAGAAGAAAGAAAAGAAGGAGAAAGACAAGAAGAAGAAAGACAAGGACAACAAGCATAGCAAAACCAAGACGGACGAGGAGAAGAAGGCCAAGTCTGGGCAGCCTGCCAAGCAGGGCCAGCAGAAGAAACCCTCCAGGAAAGCCAACAGCACAGTGACTGGCTCCAG GCAACCAAAGAAGGGGGGCCGGGGCTACGAGTCTGACGAGGAGGAGTCTCTGCCTATGACGTACGACGAGAAGCGCCAGCTCAGCCTGGACATCAACCGGCTCCCAGGAGAGAAGCTGGGCCGGGTTGTGCACATCATCCAGTCCCGAGAGCCCTCGCTGCGAGACTCCAACCCAGACGAGATCGAGATTGACTTTGAGACACTCAAACCCTCCACTCTACGCGAACTCGAGCGATATGTTAAGTCCTGTTTACAGAAGAAACAGCGGAAACCCCAAC aGAAGGGTGCAGGTACCGGTGCGTCCCGTCTCAGCGGCAGTAGTAGTTCTTCAGATTCTGGCAGCAGCAGCtccagtgggtccagttctgacAGCAGTGACTCCGACTGA
- the LOC106563226 gene encoding bromodomain-containing protein 3 isoform X5 yields the protein MSAVTSATPAPPQGVNPPPPEVTNPTKPGRKTNQLQYMQNVMVKTLWKHNFAWPFYVPVDAIKLGLPDYHKIIKQPMDMGTIKKRLEHNYYWSASECMQDFNTMFTNCYIYNKPTDDIVLMAQALEKIFLQKVAMMPQEEVELLPPAPKPKKSKSIGGLDGSESPSSFPGSTTSVIGSSTMSTITPKVPAVQCSPNAPMIPVVSPSQPLVKKKGVKRKADTTTPTTSAITASRSESPSPVSEGKQGKVMSRRESTGRPIKAPKKDLVEGELGQHGGKRSRMSEQLKYCDSILKEMLSKKHAAYAWPFYKPVDAEALELHDYHEIIKHPMDLSTVKKKIDGREYPDAQMFAADVRIMFSNCYKYNPPDHEVVAMARKLQDVFEMRFAKMPDEPVELSPGAGGLVSKGDNSSSGDSSSSDCSDSEEERASRLAELQEQLKAVHEQLAALSQAPVTKPKKKEKKEKDKKKKDKDNKHSKTKTDEEKKAKSGQPAKQGQQKKPSRKANSTVTGSRQPKKGGRGYESDEEESLPMTYDEKRQLSLDINRLPGEKLGRVVHIIQSREPSLRDSNPDEIEIDFETLKPSTLRELERYVKSCLQKKQRKPQQKGAGTGASRLSGSSSSSDSGSSSSSGSSSDSSDSD from the exons ATGTCTGCTGTTACCTCAGCAACCCCGGCCCCTCCTCAGGGAGTCAACCCCCCACCCCCGGAGGTCACCAATCCCACCAAACCAGGTCGGAAAACCAACCAACTACAGTACATGCAGAATGTAATGGTCAAGACGTTGTGGAAGCATAACTTTGCCTGGCCCTTCTACGTGCCAGTCGATGCCATCAAATTGGGACTTCCG GATTACCATAAGATCATAAAGCAACCTATGGACATGGGAACCATCAAAAAGAGACTGGAGCATAACTACTATTGGAGTGCCAGTGAATGCATGCAGGACTTCAACACCATGTTCACCAACTGTTACATATATAACAAG CCAACAGATGACATTGTCCTGATGGCACAGGCCTTGGAGAAGATCTTCCTGCAGAAAGTTGCCATGATGCCCCAGGAGGAGGTGGAGCTTCTGCCTCCTGCACCCAAACCCAAGAAAAGCAAAAGCATAG GTGGTCTGGATGGAAGTGAGTCACCATCGTCCTTCCCTGGCTCTACGACATCTGTGATTGGCTCTTCTACAATGTCTACCATCACCCCCAAAGTCCCAGCTGTGCAGTGCTCGCCCAATGCGCCCATGATTCCCGTTGTCTCACCCTCACAACCTCTTGTCAAA AAGAAAGGGGTAAAGAGGAAAgcagacaccaccacccccacgaCATCTGCAATCACAGCCAGCCGGAGTGAATCTCCTAGCCCCGTCTCAGAGGGCAAGCAGGGCAAAGTGATGTCCAGAAGGGAGAGCACAGGCCGTCCGATCAAAGCTCCCAAGAAAGACCTTGTGGAAGGGGAGTTGGGCCAGCATGGCGGCAAGCggagcagaatgagtgagcaGCTCAAGTACTGCGACAGTATCCTGAAGGAGATGCTGTCGAAGAAACATGCTGCGTATGCCTGGCCCTTCTACAAGCCTGTAGACGCTGAGGCTCTGGAGCTACATGACTACCACGAGATCATCAAGCACCCCATGGATCTCAGCACTGTCAAA AAAAAGATAGATGGGCGGGAGTATCCAGATGCACAGATGTTTGCAGCGGATGTTCGaataatgttctcaaattgttacAAGTATAACCCTCCAGATCACGAGGTTGTTGCCATGGCCAGAAAACTCCAG GATGTGTTTGAGATGCGTTTTGCTAAGATGCCTGATGAACCGGTGGAGCTGAGCCCCGGTGCAGGCGGTTTGGTCAGTAAAGGTGACAACTCGAGCAGCGGTGACTCCTCCAGCTCGGACTGCTCCGACTCGGAGGAGGAGCGGGCCTCCCGGCTCGCCGAGCTGCAGGAACAG CTAAAGGCTGTCCACGAACAGCTTGCCGCGCTCTCTCAGGCCCCTGTGACCAAACCGAAGAAGAAAGAAAAGAAGGAGAAAGACAAGAAGAAGAAAGACAAGGACAACAAGCATAGCAAAACCAAGACGGACGAGGAGAAGAAGGCCAAGTCTGGGCAGCCTGCCAAGCAGGGCCAGCAGAAGAAACCCTCCAGGAAAGCCAACAGCACAGTGACTGGCTCCAG GCAACCAAAGAAGGGGGGCCGGGGCTACGAGTCTGACGAGGAGGAGTCTCTGCCTATGACGTACGACGAGAAGCGCCAGCTCAGCCTGGACATCAACCGGCTCCCAGGAGAGAAGCTGGGCCGGGTTGTGCACATCATCCAGTCCCGAGAGCCCTCGCTGCGAGACTCCAACCCAGACGAGATCGAGATTGACTTTGAGACACTCAAACCCTCCACTCTACGCGAACTCGAGCGATATGTTAAGTCCTGTTTACAGAAGAAACAGCGGAAACCCCAAC aGAAGGGTGCAGGTACCGGTGCGTCCCGTCTCAGCGGCAGTAGTAGTTCTTCAGATTCTGGCAGCAGCAGCtccagtgggtccagttctgacAGCAGTGACTCCGACTGA
- the LOC106563226 gene encoding bromodomain-containing protein 3 isoform X2 — MSAVTSATPAPPQGVNPPPPEVTNPTKPGRKTNQLQYMQNVMVKTLWKHNFAWPFYVPVDAIKLGLPDYHKIIKQPMDMGTIKKRLEHNYYWSASECMQDFNTMFTNCYIYNKPTDDIVLMAQALEKIFLQKVAMMPQEEVELLPPAPKPKKSKSIGGLDGSESPSSFPGSTTSVIGSSTMSTITPKVPAVQCSPNAPMIPVVSPSQPLVKKGVKRKADTTTPTTSAITASRSESPSPVSEGKQGKVMSRRESTGRPIKAPKKDLVEGELGQHGGKRSRMSEQLKYCDSILKEMLSKKHAAYAWPFYKPVDAEALELHDYHEIIKHPMDLSTVKKKIDGREYPDAQMFAADVRIMFSNCYKYNPPDHEVVAMARKLQDVFEMRFAKMPDEPVELSPGAGGLVSKGDNSSSGDSSSSDCSDSEEERASRLAELQEQVGAEQCISLERPNGSGQGGKNGCTKRFQLKAVHEQLAALSQAPVTKPKKKEKKEKDKKKKDKDNKHSKTKTDEEKKAKSGQPAKQGQQKKPSRKANSTVTGSRQPKKGGRGYESDEEESLPMTYDEKRQLSLDINRLPGEKLGRVVHIIQSREPSLRDSNPDEIEIDFETLKPSTLRELERYVKSCLQKKQRKPQQKGAGTGASRLSGSSSSSDSGSSSSSGSSSDSSDSD; from the exons ATGTCTGCTGTTACCTCAGCAACCCCGGCCCCTCCTCAGGGAGTCAACCCCCCACCCCCGGAGGTCACCAATCCCACCAAACCAGGTCGGAAAACCAACCAACTACAGTACATGCAGAATGTAATGGTCAAGACGTTGTGGAAGCATAACTTTGCCTGGCCCTTCTACGTGCCAGTCGATGCCATCAAATTGGGACTTCCG GATTACCATAAGATCATAAAGCAACCTATGGACATGGGAACCATCAAAAAGAGACTGGAGCATAACTACTATTGGAGTGCCAGTGAATGCATGCAGGACTTCAACACCATGTTCACCAACTGTTACATATATAACAAG CCAACAGATGACATTGTCCTGATGGCACAGGCCTTGGAGAAGATCTTCCTGCAGAAAGTTGCCATGATGCCCCAGGAGGAGGTGGAGCTTCTGCCTCCTGCACCCAAACCCAAGAAAAGCAAAAGCATAG GTGGTCTGGATGGAAGTGAGTCACCATCGTCCTTCCCTGGCTCTACGACATCTGTGATTGGCTCTTCTACAATGTCTACCATCACCCCCAAAGTCCCAGCTGTGCAGTGCTCGCCCAATGCGCCCATGATTCCCGTTGTCTCACCCTCACAACCTCTTGTCAAA AAAGGGGTAAAGAGGAAAgcagacaccaccacccccacgaCATCTGCAATCACAGCCAGCCGGAGTGAATCTCCTAGCCCCGTCTCAGAGGGCAAGCAGGGCAAAGTGATGTCCAGAAGGGAGAGCACAGGCCGTCCGATCAAAGCTCCCAAGAAAGACCTTGTGGAAGGGGAGTTGGGCCAGCATGGCGGCAAGCggagcagaatgagtgagcaGCTCAAGTACTGCGACAGTATCCTGAAGGAGATGCTGTCGAAGAAACATGCTGCGTATGCCTGGCCCTTCTACAAGCCTGTAGACGCTGAGGCTCTGGAGCTACATGACTACCACGAGATCATCAAGCACCCCATGGATCTCAGCACTGTCAAA AAAAAGATAGATGGGCGGGAGTATCCAGATGCACAGATGTTTGCAGCGGATGTTCGaataatgttctcaaattgttacAAGTATAACCCTCCAGATCACGAGGTTGTTGCCATGGCCAGAAAACTCCAG GATGTGTTTGAGATGCGTTTTGCTAAGATGCCTGATGAACCGGTGGAGCTGAGCCCCGGTGCAGGCGGTTTGGTCAGTAAAGGTGACAACTCGAGCAGCGGTGACTCCTCCAGCTCGGACTGCTCCGACTCGGAGGAGGAGCGGGCCTCCCGGCTCGCCGAGCTGCAGGAACAGGTGGGTGCGGAACAG TGTATCTCTCTGGAGCGCCCCAATGGTAGCGGGCAAGGGGGAAAAAACGGGTGCACCAAGCGTTTTCAG CTAAAGGCTGTCCACGAACAGCTTGCCGCGCTCTCTCAGGCCCCTGTGACCAAACCGAAGAAGAAAGAAAAGAAGGAGAAAGACAAGAAGAAGAAAGACAAGGACAACAAGCATAGCAAAACCAAGACGGACGAGGAGAAGAAGGCCAAGTCTGGGCAGCCTGCCAAGCAGGGCCAGCAGAAGAAACCCTCCAGGAAAGCCAACAGCACAGTGACTGGCTCCAG GCAACCAAAGAAGGGGGGCCGGGGCTACGAGTCTGACGAGGAGGAGTCTCTGCCTATGACGTACGACGAGAAGCGCCAGCTCAGCCTGGACATCAACCGGCTCCCAGGAGAGAAGCTGGGCCGGGTTGTGCACATCATCCAGTCCCGAGAGCCCTCGCTGCGAGACTCCAACCCAGACGAGATCGAGATTGACTTTGAGACACTCAAACCCTCCACTCTACGCGAACTCGAGCGATATGTTAAGTCCTGTTTACAGAAGAAACAGCGGAAACCCCAAC aGAAGGGTGCAGGTACCGGTGCGTCCCGTCTCAGCGGCAGTAGTAGTTCTTCAGATTCTGGCAGCAGCAGCtccagtgggtccagttctgacAGCAGTGACTCCGACTGA